The Lepus europaeus isolate LE1 chromosome 21, mLepTim1.pri, whole genome shotgun sequence genome has a window encoding:
- the LOC133750483 gene encoding vomeronasal type-1 receptor 90-like has translation MSPMSAYIAVYKCILYQAGIGISANIFLFLSHILSILLDHRPKPTDLTTCHLALAHIALLTTMLFLHSPDLFESLNVGNDFKCKALFYVNRVMKGLSVCTTCLMSIIQAITISPTSSWLAQFKYKCTHFIFYLFFFIWLVCLSFSTTTIFHTVASSNVTQTNLMAITKYCSFSPIMPGIMGLMFTLTTSRDVFLVGVMLLSSVYMVILLLRHQRRSQHLHSTSLSPRSSPEKRATQTILLLVSFFVVMYWVDFIISSSSLILWTYDSVIMGVQYVVVNVYATVSPLVLIGSDKRILNVFHNVSWKRFQF, from the coding sequence ATGAGCCCAATGTCTGCTTACATTGCTGTTTATAAATGCATTCTTTATCAAGCTGGTATTGGAATCTCAGCCaacatcttcctcttcctctctcatatCCTCTCAATCCTGCTGGATCACCGGCCTAAGCCCACTGACCTGACCACCTGTCATCTGGCCTTAGCCCACATTGCTTTGCTTACTACTATGCTGTTTTTGCACTCTCCAGACCTATTTGAGTCATTGAATGTAGGGAATGACTTCAAGTGTAAGGCTTTGTTCTACGTAAACAGAGTGATGAAGGGCCTCTCCGTCTGCACCACCTGCCTCATGAGCATCATCCAGGCCATCACCATCAGTCCTACCAGCTCCTGGTTGGCACAGTTTAAATACAAATGCACACATTTCATCTTctacttatttttcttcatatggTTAGTCTGTTTGTCTTTCAGCACTACCACAATCTTCCACACTGTGGCATCTTCCAATGTGACTCAGACCAATCTGATGGCTATCACTAAATACTGCTCATTTTCCCCCATAATGCCTGGCATCATGGGATTGATGTTCACCCTGACAACATCCAGGGACGTCTTCCTTGTGGGAGTCATGCTGCTCTCAAGTGTATACATGGTGATCCTCTTACTTAGGCATCAGAGGAGGTCCCAGCAccttcacagcaccagcctctccccaAGATCCTCCCCAGAGAAAAGGGCCACCCAGACCATCCTGCTGCTGGTGAGTTTCTTTGTGGTCATGTACTGGGTGGACTTCATCATCTCATCCTCCTCCCTGATACTGTGGACATATGACTCAGTTATCATGGGTGTCCAGTATGTTGTGGTCAATGTCTATGCCACTGTCAGTCCATTGGTGCTTATCGGTTCTGATAAGAGGATACTCAATGTTTTCCATAATGTATCATGGAAAAGGTTTCAGTTTTAA